Below is a window of Flavobacterium sp. CFS9 DNA.
AACGAAGCAGATAAAATTGCTGAGGCCCTTCAAAAAACAACCTTTTTTGATGATGCCATAACCAAGTATGTTTACTTAGAAAAAATCAATAACAACTACGAAATCTCTATTTCATGCAACGAATCGGTTAAAGACGACCCGTCGACCGTTGAGCCTTTTGTTGTATTAAGAAACGATATACAAAAATATTTCCCACACCATAAAATCATTCTGAAACTTGTAGTGAATGATCTCGACAATGTGGTCAAAAGAATTGAGTAGACCTAAGGCGCTCCTGAACTGCTCTCGCTTTGGGATATGAAATGTGATTTATAAAATGTAAGATGCAAGCCGAAAACCTAACAATCTAATTATCTAATTGTCTAATTATCTAATTATAAAAAACCTTGTCTGATTCGCCCCTCAATTTTGTCTCTTAACACCCCTAACACATTGATAATTAAATTCTAAATTTGTATTATAACGTTTAAAACATTATCAGATGAGTACAACAAATTTTACCACAGTTATAATTGTAGACGAGTCTCCGCAGGAAGTTTTCGATGCTGTTACGAATGTTCGCGGCTGGTGGTCGGAAGAAATCGAAGGCAATAGTGCGAAACTAAACGATGAATTTGACTATCATTACGAAGATATCCATCGTTGTAAAGTAAAAATCATAGAAGTAATTCCGAATCAGAAAATAGTCTGGCTGGTAGAGCAAAACTACTTCAAATTCACGGAAGATAAAACGGAATGGACGGGAACTCACCCAACTTTTGAGATTTCGCAAAAAAACGGTAAGACGGAACTTCGTTTTACCCACGTGGGTTTAGTACCGGAATACGAATGTTTTGAAATTTGCAGAGGTGCGTGGACCAATTATATCGGAAACAGTCTGCTTAAATTAATTACAACCGGAAAAGGGGAACCAAACGCCACCGGAAAACCTCAAACAGAAAACGAGAAAAAACTTTCTGAAAAAGAATAAAAAATACAATTACAAGATTCAATAATTGCAATACCAACTATAAATTTCATAAATTCGTTTTACTAAAACGATGACTATGAACCCCATTTTAAGAAATACATTAGCAGTTATACTTGGACTTTTTGTTGGAAGCATTGTCAATATGGCTATCATATTAATGAGCAGTTCAGTCATTCCACCTCCCAATGGTGCTGACGTTACAACTATGGAGGGGCTAAAAGCAACTATGCATTTGTTTGAACCCAAACATTTTCTGTTTCCCTTTCTCGCACATGCAATAGGTACGTTTGCAGGTGCCGGAACAACCGTTTTAATTGCCATCAGTAATAAAACAAAACTAGGACTGGTTATTGGTGCTTTCTTTTTGCTTGGGGGAATTGTAAATGTATGTTCATTACCTTCACCGGTTTGGTTTACGATCGCCGATCTTTTCTTTGCTTATATACCGACAGCGTATCTGGCTATAAAATTATTCGCGAAAAAAGATTCTAAATCATAAAATTCCGCTTTATAAAATAATGAAGAAAATTGGGCTTGTAGGCGGAATCAGCTGGGTTTCTACCATCGATTATTACAAATTGATCAACGAAGGAGTAAATAAAAAATTAGGAGGTCTCCAATTTGCTGAATGTCTGATTTATTCGTTGAATTTTGGCGATGTTCAGGAAAAAACATGGAATCATTCCTATGAACTTTTACTGAATGCCTGCTTAAGTTTGAAAAACAGCGGTGTTGATGCGATTGTTTTATGCGCAAATACGGCACATATGTTTGCTAATGAAATCGAACATGAAATTGGGCTGCCGCTAATTCATATCGGAACGGAAACCGCAAAAATTATTACGAAAGAAAAAATCACGACCATTGGGCTTATAGGAACTTCATTTTCGATGGAAATGGATTTTTACAAAGATCGTCTTAAAAGTTTTGGACTGAATGTCCTGATACCCGAAAAACAGGAAACGCGAGACTACGTACAATATGTTCTAAAAGAAGAACTTGGGAGAGGAATTATCAATCCTGATTCGAGGCAAAATTATATCCAAATTGCAAATGAACTTATCCGGCAAGGTGCCGAAGGTATCATTTTAGGATGTACCGAAATTCCGCTTCTGCTTAATCAGTCCGATTTTTCTGTACCAGTTTTTGACACTACAAGAATACATTCTCAAGCCATTGTAGATTATATACTATCTTAAAAATAAACACTTAGGTCTGTTTAGTGCAATTTATTTCATAACTTAGTTAGCTTAAATCTAAATACCATGACTAAGAAAGAAATCGCACGCGACTTTTTAAAACTCGCTGCAAACGGACATTCACACGAAGCTTTTCGTCTACATGCCGGCGAGAATTTCAAACATCACAATGCTTATTTTAAAGGAGATGCTGAAACGCTGATGCTAGCCATGGAAGAATCAACACGAAAGAATCCCAATAAAACTTTGACGATACACCATATTCTGGAAGATAAAGATCTTGTCGCTGTACATTCGCATCTGAAACAAACTCCTTCTGATATTGGTTTTGCTGTCGTGCATATCCTGCGTTTTGAATTGGATAAAATTGTGGAGTTTTGGGATCTAGGGCAATCCATTCCTACCGAAATGATTAATGAAAATGGGATGTTCTAAAAAATTTTATTCTTCCGGATTCAGATTCAAAAATCTAAAGATTAAAAGTAATGTCTTAAATCTGTAAAAAATGGCACAAAATAAAACTATAGAAACAGAAAACAGTGTTGCCGATTTTATCAATGCTGTCGAAGATACGACCAAACGAAATGATTCTTTTGAGTTGATCAAACTGATGCAGGAACAAACAGGTTTTGAAGCCAAAATGTGGGGACCCGGCATCGTTGGTTTCGGCAGTTATCATTACAAATATGCCAGTGGTCGCGAAGGTGATGCTCCATTGGTGGCTTTTTCACCAAGAAAAGCTGCCATTTCACTTTATATTTACGCGTCACCTGAAAAAAGAGAGGAGCTACTCTCTAAATTTGGAAAACACAAAGCCGAAAAAGGTTGCATTTATGTCAAGAAATTAAGCGATATTGACCCAGAAATTCTTAAAAAATTGATCTCTGTGTCAGTCGAACATATACAAGAACTATATCCCCCTCAATAAAATGATTACACCTTTTCTACTTATAATTCTGGTTTTAGGCCTTACACTATACTTCTTTTTACAGCATCCAAAATTTGGTAAAGCACCTTCAGGAGAAAGATTGGCATTGATTCAGAAATCACCTCAGTTTAAAAACGGCAAATTCGAAAATCAAAACTTTACACCGGAATTGGCTGAAGGTTACGGGTACCCTCAGGTTTTATATGATTTTCTTCTTAAAAAAGTAGACAGGAAAACCCCGTCTGACATAATCCCATCCATCAAAACCAATTTACTGGAACTGCCTCTTGAAAAAGAGGTACTGATTTGGTTTGGACACTCTTCGTATTTCATCCAGCTTGAAGGGAAACGCTTTTTAATTGACCCTGTTCTCAGCGGCAATGCCTCCCCGATTCCAGGTACTACAAAAGCATTCAAAGGAACTGATATTTACAAGGTCGACGACCTTCCGGAAATTGATTATTTATTGATCACGCACGATCACTATGATCATCTTGATTATGAAACCATTCTTCAATTAAAATCCAAAACAAAACAAATCATCTGTTCTCTTGGGGTAGGTTCTCACTTTGAGTTTTGGGGATTTCCAACTGAAAGCATAATCGAAAAAGACTGGTTTGAAAAAATAGAACTCGAGCAGAATTTAACGCTTTATACCACTCCTTCAAGGCATTTCTCAGGCAGAAGCTTTAAACGATGCAACACGCTTTGGACCTCGTTTGTACTGGAAACCAAAGATTTTAAAATGTATCTGGGCGGCGATAGCGGCTATGATACTCACTTTAAAGAAATCGGCAATCAATTTGGGCCTTTTGATATCGCTCTTATCGACAACGGCCAATACAATCCTGCATGGAAATACATTCATAATTTACCCGAAGACGTTATCAAGGCCATGAAAGATTTGAATGCCAAAAGAGTATTTCCGGTGCATTCTTCTAAGTTTTCACTAGCCCCTCATTCCTGGGACGAACCTTTGAAAAAAGTAACTGAATTAAATAATTTATCGGAAAACCCAATTCCATTAATTACTCCGATGATCGGGGAATTAGTCGAACTAAAAAATGAAAAACAGCAATTTCAGCAATGGTGGAAAGGCATAAAATAATCCTCATTCTTCAATTAATAAAATAAATAATGATTGCTTCAGCTTATACCCTGCGCAATGCGCTCCCTTCCGAATTTGAAGAAATAGGAAAAATCCTTATTAGTGTTTACTCACAATTAGAAGGTTTCCCTAAAGAAAATGAGCAGCCCAACTATTACAAAATGCTGGCTAATATTGGCGATTTTACACTTCAACCGCAAACCGAGCTTTTAGTCGCTGCTGACGAACACAATACTATTCTTGGTGCTGTGGTCTATTTTAATGATATGAAAAACTATGGTTCAGGCGGGATTGCTACTCAGGAACAAAACTCAGCCGGATTTCGATTACTGGGAGTTGCGCCAACTGCCCGCGGAAAAGGAATTGGTAAGCTTCTAACACAGGAATGCATCCAAAAAGCTGCTGCAAACAAACGTGCTCAATTGATCATTCATTCCACTTTAGCCATGAAAACGGCCTGGGAAATGTATGAAAAACTGGGCTTCAAAAGATCTGAAGACTTAGACTTTATGCAGGGAGAACTCGCTGTATTCGGCTTTCGCCTCCCGCTTAATTCCTAAAACTATTGTGTAACTAAAAAAATTAAAATGAATACTCCGCTTTTAAATCTGCAGCCTGAAATTTTGGAGGATGATCTGGTCCAATTAATTCCGCTTCAGGAAAATGATTTTGAAAAATTATACAAAGTCGCTTCAGATCCTTTAATTTGGGAACAGCATCCGAATAAAAACCGTTATGAAAGAGAAGTTTTTCAAAATTTCTTTGAAGGTGCTATGGAAAGCAAAGGTGCTTTTCTGATCATCGATAAATCAACCGGAGAAATTGCAGGCAGCACCCGATTTTATGAATATGACCTTGAAAACAAAACGGTTTTTATTGGGTATACTTTCTACGGAAGAAAATTTTGGGGCACAGGATTTAATGCTCAGGTGAAAAAGATGATGCTGGATTACGCTTTTAAAGCAGTTGACAAAGTTCAGTTTCATATTGGAGCGGAAAATTTCCGTTCTCAAAAAGCCATAGAAAAACTGGGTGCAGTAAAAATAGGAGAAATAAACGTTGCTTATTACAATGAGCCATCACGTTATAATTTTGTATACGAATTAAAAAAATAATGAAAAGAATAACTGTTTTCTGTGGTTCCAGTTTTGGAACTGACACAATTTACAAAGAACAGGCAGCCTTGCTTGGAAAAACTTTAGCACAACAAAATATCGAATTGGTTTACGGCGGTGCAAATGTTGGTCTGATGGGCGCTGTCGCCGACGGAGTTTTGAACGCAGGTGGAAAAGCAATTGGTGTACTGCCAAACTTTTTAAGATCAAAAGAAATTGCACATTTAGGTCTGACCGAATTAATTGTCGTGGAAAGTATGCACGAAAGAAAAACCAAAATGAATGATTTATGTGACGGTGTTATTGCACTGCCGGGTGGTTTTGGAACTTTGGAAGAACTTTTTGAAATGCTCACCTGGGGACAATTAGGTTTGCATAAAAAACCAATCGGCATTCTGAACATCGATGGCTTTTATGATTCTCTGATTGAACTAACCAAAGTTATGGTGGAGAAAGGTTTGTTAAAATCCGTTAATCAGGAAATGCTTCTGGTAAGCAATACTATTGAGAATTTATTGTATCAAATGAAAAACTATGTTCCGCCAACCACCGGAAAATGGATCGATGCAACACAATCCTAGTGGCTGAAAAATAGTTCCGGAGAAATTCTTTTCAGACAAATCATAATGCTTTCAGAACAAGTATCAGCGAATCAGTACTTCTAATTTTACAGTATTAAACAAAAAATAAAAATTATGGACACTTTTATTACAGATACTAAAACAATTACCTTACTGCTGGCTACTTTATTCACAGGGCTTTTGGCCGGAATATTTTTTACTTGGGGCAATACTGTGACTCCGGGAATTGGAAAATTGGATGACATCAGTTATCTCAGGGCTTTTCAGAACATGAATCGCAGCATTCAGAACCCGTCTTTCTTTCTGGTCTTTTTTGGTTCTTTACTGTTTTCTTTTGCAACAGCATATTTTCATAAATCAAATACGGTTCTTTTAAGTCTTACTGCAAGTGCTGCCATTATCTATTTTGTCGGCGTTATTCTGGTTACTATTTTAGGAAACATTCCGCTTAACGAAATGCTGGATAAAACAGATCTGGTTCCTATTTCAATTCAGGAAGCAGCTCTCCTAAGAAGTAAATTTGAAGCAAAATGGAACAATCTACACCTATTCCGGGTCGTGGCTTCCATAATCTCTTTTTTACTTTTGATTATTAGCTGTTTACTAAAAACTAAACCATAAATTTCATAAATTAGAAGCCCTGAAAAGATAAATTTTAAACTTTTACATCTCACTTTTCACATCTAACATCTAACATCTCACATCTCACACAGAAAACATGAAAACAGAAAACAACCACTTCGCAAAAGCCGAAATGCTGATTAGAAAACCTGTCTCAGAAGTTTTTCAGGCCTTTACAGATCCGGAAATCACCAGTAAATTTTGGTTTACAAAAAGTTCCGGAAAACTGGAACAAAACACTACTACTGAATGGACCTGGGAAATGTATGGATTTTCATTAACGGTGACTACTCATGTTTTAGAAGAAAATAAAAAAATCGTAATCGAATGGGGAGCCCCTAACGAAACCTCAATAGTCGAATGGATATTTAGTCCGTTAAACGAAAATGACACCTTTGTAAGCATCACCAATTCAGGTTTAAAAGGCGATCTGGACAAAATAATTGATCAGGTACGAAATTCTACGGAAGGATTTACTTTAGTGTTGGCCGGAGCAAAAGCTTATCTAGAACATAAAATCCAGCTGAATTTAGTTTTGGATCGATTCCCTAAAGGATTGGAATAAACAGCCAAGAACCTGAAACCTGAAACTTTAAACAATTTAAGACAATCGTATGGAAACAAAGAAGCCCGAAAACATTGATGAATATATTGGTAATTTTCCAAATGATGTTCAGGAAGTCTTAGAGAGGATTCGAATGACCATTCAGCACGCAGCTCCCGATGCCAAAGAAAAAATAAGTTATTCCATGCCTGCTTTTGAGCAAAACGGAATCGTAGTTTATTTTGCGGCTTTCAAAAATCATATCGGACTTTATGCTTTGCCCAGCGGACATGATGCTTTTAAAGAAGAACTGTCAAAATACAAATCTGGAAAAGGCTCTGTACAGTTTCCTTTACATCAGCCTATGCCTTATGATTTAATTACCAAAATTGTAAAGTTCAGGGTAAAAGAAAACCTGGAAAAAGCAAAAACGAAATAATTCTGTCAGACGACGGTCGGTTAATTTTACTTATTAAACTTCCCGAAATGCCACAAAACACCTGAAGGATCGTGCAAAAAACATTCACTTCCCCAATCCTGATGAACGATAGGTGTTAGTTTTACTCCGTATTTTTCCGTTAAGTTAAGGGCTAAAAGCTGATTGTAATAGTAATCGACATCTTCTACTTCTAAAAAAATCATGGTGTTTTCATTCCAGGTTTTATCGTAATAATCCTGAAGATAAAAGGCCAAATCTCCCGTTTTAAAAACAGAAAATTTAGGATCTAAAACTCCTTCTTCAAAACCTAAATCCTGATAGAAACTTCTGGAAATCTCAAAATCTTTGGCTCCGATAAAAGGCCGGATCGATATCGCTTTATGATTCATAATTGCTCTTTTTAGAAGTTTAAAAAATCAGGTTCCTATTTATCAAAACCCAGTTGTTTTCGCAAATCTAAATTCAGTCCGTATTGTTCCTGAACCGAAATTATCTTTCGTGAATTTTTATTAATATCGTTTCCTTCAGCTGTCCATAAAAAAGGATAAAAGTTAAAAACTTCATCACCTTTTAATTTTGATACTTCGGCTCTCCATCCGTTCCATCTGTTGCCCTGATAGAACTTATCCAGATCATTGTCGAAACAGAATCCTAAAAACTCAGAATACGTAATATCCAGCTGTTCGTACTCGAGATTATCAGGAGAGAAATAATACATTTTTCCAACATCAGTGCCCAATCCTCCTCCATTTAAAAGGTAGAAACCTCCAATAGCATCATCAGCAACCAATAAAAAAGGTGCTGCTTCGCCAAAATCATTGAAAGATTTCCCTTTGTTCCAATCCGGAAGCGTGCGATTGAATTTTGCATTTCCCGAACCTAAAATTCTAATCCAGCCATCGTCGATCAAAAGACCTCCTGTATGGTACACAATAGCTCCCATTGGCGAGCGCGTGGTAACCTGAGTTTTATACAAAACCTCTTTTGCTTTTAAGGCATCAACAGGTAAAATTTCTACTTTATTCTTTGCTGTTTTAATCCAGTCTTCGACCAGAGTCCATCCCGGATCGGCTTTGTCTATAAGTTCTTCGGCTTTTTTCATTTTATTTTGCGCAGTTACTGTAAGAGTTAAAAAGGTCAATACAATTAAAGGAAATTTTAGTACCATCTTAGAATTACAATTTATTTATTCTAACCTTTTTTCAAAATATTACCCAAACCACGACCAATTTGTTCTATAGCTTCCAAACCTTTTGTCAATGGTGTTGCTGTGAAATCATCGTAGGCATCCATAGCAGTCTCTTTACGGTCTTCTTGTGCATAAACCAGAATCAGGTTGTTATCACTAAATGATTTTTCAAATTTCTGCGGTAATCTGTCGAAAATGGATTGGTACGAAACGGACCCTTTTCTGGACAGATTGAAAACAATCAGGTCAGTAGCTTTAATTTCGTCCGAAATCGATTCAAAATCATCCCAGTTCAAAATACTTTTAAAACCTAGTTTGGCATTTAATTTCAATTTAGCCGCAATCTGCACAATAGCTTCATGTGTTTTGTATTCTGAATAAATAACGATCGGAATACTTAATTCCTGAGACAATCGGGAGATCTTTTGCAGCAGCAGGGGAAATCCAACCCCTCTTTCAGAAAAAGGCGGACAGATAAAAACCAATCTTTTCTCCTCAATAAATGTTCTTTGAAACCTGCAGATGAATAAACATTTATCGACATTATTGATGATCGAGTCTACATTTTCACCGAAAATTTTATCCAGAAAGCCAGTTTTTCTAGGCCATCCCACGATCACAATATCCGACATGATTTCTTTGGACGTTCTCGCAATTCCACTTGCCGGATTGTGGTCGATTCTGGCAATCGTATTGATTTTTACTTCTGAAGCAGAACCCTGAATGACAAATTTATCAACCGCTTTTCGATATTTTAAGATGTTAATTTCTGCCTGATCGTTATTCGGTACAATCGTTAAAAGCGTCACCGGATTAGATGATTTTTTATCTTTTATCAAAAGTGCAAAATCCAACAAACTTTCCGTAGCCGACGTTTTGGCTAACGGAATCAGGATATGCTCGTCCAGAATCTGATCACCATTGGCATCTTCATTTGAAACTTCTTCTTCGCAAATCGCAATCTTTTTAGCTGCTTTTTCTGTCGCAAAAGAAGCCACAATACAAGTAATGAGAATTAAAATAATCGTTCCGTTCAGGATATTTTCGTCTAAGATTTTGGCTTTAAATCCAACCAAGATAACGGCTAAAGTTGCAGCAGCATGAGCACTGCTCAATCCAAAAATAAGCTGTCTTTCGGTTTTGGTATATCGAAATACAATCTGCGTAAAAAAGGCTGCGATCCATTTTCCAAAAATGGCCACAACGCTCAAAGTTCCAGCTACAATTAAAGCAGTTGGTCCGCTCAGGATCACGCTGATGTCTACCAGCATTCCCACTGAAATCAGGAAAAATGGAATAAATAGAGAATTCCCAATAAACTCAATTCTGTTCATCAAAGCTGATGAATGCGGAATTAAAGGGTTTAACGCTAAACCGGCAACGAATGCTCCAATAATAGGTTCTACTCCCGCTACCTCTGCTAAAAACGCTGCAAAAAATACCACTGAAAGTACAAATATATAGTGGGCGTGTTTTTCGCTTTCTAATTTTTTAAAGAACCACTTCGCTATTCTTGGAATAACCAAAAACATGATGGCCGAGAAAATGGCCAGTGAAACCGTCAGTTTAATCCAGAAAGCCTGATTCAGACTTCCCTGACTGCTTCCCATAATCACCGCCAAAATAATCAAAACGGCAGTATCTGTTAAAATAGTTCCTCCAACCGTAATAGCCACTGCCTGATTTTTTGCGATTCCAAGTTTACTCACAATCGGATACGCCACCAGTGTGTGAGTGGCAAACATACTCGCTGTTAAAAAACTGGCATTAAAATCATATTTCAACAGATAAAAACAAACCGGAAATCCAATTGATAAGGGTAAGATAAAGGTGAAAAATCCAAATAATAAACTCTTATTCCTATTGGCTTTAAACTCATTCATGTCCAATTCCAGACCTGCAATAAACATGATATATAAGAGTCCGATTGTCGAAAACAAATCAACCGCCGAATTCTTGGCGAGAATATTCAATCCGTGAGGTCCAATGATTACTCCCGAAATTATAAGTCCGATAATTCCCGGAATATTTATTTTTTTCAGTAAAATCGGTGATAAAAGAATAATGAAAAGGATCAAAGAAAAAATCAATACCGGATTACTGAGTGGTAATTCGAATTCTTGTAAAAAATGCCTGAAAAATTCTATCATAATGTAATTTTATCTTCTTAACAATATTTTAGTTTTCCGCAGAAAAAAAGCGCCAAAAGCAAAATAAAATCTCAGAAGTTATTATTTGTCGTTTCTTCGAAAAGCAGAAAAAACGGCTTCTTTAGTGATTGTTTCATTACAAAAATACCTAAAAAAAATGCGAACTTTCTACGAAAATGCCATATTAAGTAATTAATTTTGTTTCGTTGCCAAATTATTATTATTTAATATTTATTTTAACAAAACTGCAACATTAACAATAGAAAATTGAGCGGGATTGCATTATTCAATTATCTTTGTCTTAATAAAAATTGCACAATGGAAGAATGTATCTCTGTTTTTGATATGCTTAAAATTGGCGTTGGTCCCTCAAGTTCACACACTTTAGGACCATGGAGAGCCGCTGAACGTTTTTTGGAGGAGCTGAAAAACGAATCAATTTTAGACCAGATTACACGTGTAAAAGTCGATTTGTACGGATCACTTTCCTTAACCGGAAAAGGTCATGCTACTGACTTGTCGGTAATGTTGGGATTAAGCGGGCAGGATCCCGAATATATTCCGGTCGAAAATATAGCCGGTATTATTAAAAACATTGAAGAACAACACGAAATTATTCTCGCAAATGAATATAAAATTCCGTTTTACTTTCTTCAGGACATTGTTTTCAATAAAGATTTCCTTCCTTTTCATGCTAATGGATTAAAATTTACAGCCTATAAAGCTGATGATTCTGAATATGAATCTACTTTTTATTCGATTGGAGGAGGATTTGTGGTTAAAGAAGAGCGTACAAATGCAAAAAACAACGAGGTT
It encodes the following:
- a CDS encoding SRPBCC domain-containing protein, encoding MSTTNFTTVIIVDESPQEVFDAVTNVRGWWSEEIEGNSAKLNDEFDYHYEDIHRCKVKIIEVIPNQKIVWLVEQNYFKFTEDKTEWTGTHPTFEISQKNGKTELRFTHVGLVPEYECFEICRGAWTNYIGNSLLKLITTGKGEPNATGKPQTENEKKLSEKE
- a CDS encoding aspartate/glutamate racemase family protein, with protein sequence MKKIGLVGGISWVSTIDYYKLINEGVNKKLGGLQFAECLIYSLNFGDVQEKTWNHSYELLLNACLSLKNSGVDAIVLCANTAHMFANEIEHEIGLPLIHIGTETAKIITKEKITTIGLIGTSFSMEMDFYKDRLKSFGLNVLIPEKQETRDYVQYVLKEELGRGIINPDSRQNYIQIANELIRQGAEGIILGCTEIPLLLNQSDFSVPVFDTTRIHSQAIVDYILS
- a CDS encoding ester cyclase, producing the protein MTKKEIARDFLKLAANGHSHEAFRLHAGENFKHHNAYFKGDAETLMLAMEESTRKNPNKTLTIHHILEDKDLVAVHSHLKQTPSDIGFAVVHILRFELDKIVEFWDLGQSIPTEMINENGMF
- a CDS encoding DUF1801 domain-containing protein; translated protein: MAQNKTIETENSVADFINAVEDTTKRNDSFELIKLMQEQTGFEAKMWGPGIVGFGSYHYKYASGREGDAPLVAFSPRKAAISLYIYASPEKREELLSKFGKHKAEKGCIYVKKLSDIDPEILKKLISVSVEHIQELYPPQ
- a CDS encoding MBL fold metallo-hydrolase; this translates as MITPFLLIILVLGLTLYFFLQHPKFGKAPSGERLALIQKSPQFKNGKFENQNFTPELAEGYGYPQVLYDFLLKKVDRKTPSDIIPSIKTNLLELPLEKEVLIWFGHSSYFIQLEGKRFLIDPVLSGNASPIPGTTKAFKGTDIYKVDDLPEIDYLLITHDHYDHLDYETILQLKSKTKQIICSLGVGSHFEFWGFPTESIIEKDWFEKIELEQNLTLYTTPSRHFSGRSFKRCNTLWTSFVLETKDFKMYLGGDSGYDTHFKEIGNQFGPFDIALIDNGQYNPAWKYIHNLPEDVIKAMKDLNAKRVFPVHSSKFSLAPHSWDEPLKKVTELNNLSENPIPLITPMIGELVELKNEKQQFQQWWKGIK
- a CDS encoding GNAT family N-acetyltransferase → MIASAYTLRNALPSEFEEIGKILISVYSQLEGFPKENEQPNYYKMLANIGDFTLQPQTELLVAADEHNTILGAVVYFNDMKNYGSGGIATQEQNSAGFRLLGVAPTARGKGIGKLLTQECIQKAAANKRAQLIIHSTLAMKTAWEMYEKLGFKRSEDLDFMQGELAVFGFRLPLNS
- a CDS encoding GNAT family N-acetyltransferase, with the translated sequence MNTPLLNLQPEILEDDLVQLIPLQENDFEKLYKVASDPLIWEQHPNKNRYEREVFQNFFEGAMESKGAFLIIDKSTGEIAGSTRFYEYDLENKTVFIGYTFYGRKFWGTGFNAQVKKMMLDYAFKAVDKVQFHIGAENFRSQKAIEKLGAVKIGEINVAYYNEPSRYNFVYELKK
- a CDS encoding TIGR00730 family Rossman fold protein, which translates into the protein MKRITVFCGSSFGTDTIYKEQAALLGKTLAQQNIELVYGGANVGLMGAVADGVLNAGGKAIGVLPNFLRSKEIAHLGLTELIVVESMHERKTKMNDLCDGVIALPGGFGTLEELFEMLTWGQLGLHKKPIGILNIDGFYDSLIELTKVMVEKGLLKSVNQEMLLVSNTIENLLYQMKNYVPPTTGKWIDATQS
- a CDS encoding DUF1772 domain-containing protein, with translation MDTFITDTKTITLLLATLFTGLLAGIFFTWGNTVTPGIGKLDDISYLRAFQNMNRSIQNPSFFLVFFGSLLFSFATAYFHKSNTVLLSLTASAAIIYFVGVILVTILGNIPLNEMLDKTDLVPISIQEAALLRSKFEAKWNNLHLFRVVASIISFLLLIISCLLKTKP
- a CDS encoding SRPBCC family protein, with protein sequence MKTENNHFAKAEMLIRKPVSEVFQAFTDPEITSKFWFTKSSGKLEQNTTTEWTWEMYGFSLTVTTHVLEENKKIVIEWGAPNETSIVEWIFSPLNENDTFVSITNSGLKGDLDKIIDQVRNSTEGFTLVLAGAKAYLEHKIQLNLVLDRFPKGLE
- a CDS encoding iron chaperone, whose translation is METKKPENIDEYIGNFPNDVQEVLERIRMTIQHAAPDAKEKISYSMPAFEQNGIVVYFAAFKNHIGLYALPSGHDAFKEELSKYKSGKGSVQFPLHQPMPYDLITKIVKFRVKENLEKAKTK
- a CDS encoding glyoxalase encodes the protein MNHKAISIRPFIGAKDFEISRSFYQDLGFEEGVLDPKFSVFKTGDLAFYLQDYYDKTWNENTMIFLEVEDVDYYYNQLLALNLTEKYGVKLTPIVHQDWGSECFLHDPSGVLWHFGKFNK
- a CDS encoding DUF2625 domain-containing protein, whose amino-acid sequence is MVLKFPLIVLTFLTLTVTAQNKMKKAEELIDKADPGWTLVEDWIKTAKNKVEILPVDALKAKEVLYKTQVTTRSPMGAIVYHTGGLLIDDGWIRILGSGNAKFNRTLPDWNKGKSFNDFGEAAPFLLVADDAIGGFYLLNGGGLGTDVGKMYYFSPDNLEYEQLDITYSEFLGFCFDNDLDKFYQGNRWNGWRAEVSKLKGDEVFNFYPFLWTAEGNDINKNSRKIISVQEQYGLNLDLRKQLGFDK
- a CDS encoding cation:proton antiporter; protein product: MIEFFRHFLQEFELPLSNPVLIFSLILFIILLSPILLKKINIPGIIGLIISGVIIGPHGLNILAKNSAVDLFSTIGLLYIMFIAGLELDMNEFKANRNKSLLFGFFTFILPLSIGFPVCFYLLKYDFNASFLTASMFATHTLVAYPIVSKLGIAKNQAVAITVGGTILTDTAVLIILAVIMGSSQGSLNQAFWIKLTVSLAIFSAIMFLVIPRIAKWFFKKLESEKHAHYIFVLSVVFFAAFLAEVAGVEPIIGAFVAGLALNPLIPHSSALMNRIEFIGNSLFIPFFLISVGMLVDISVILSGPTALIVAGTLSVVAIFGKWIAAFFTQIVFRYTKTERQLIFGLSSAHAAATLAVILVGFKAKILDENILNGTIILILITCIVASFATEKAAKKIAICEEEVSNEDANGDQILDEHILIPLAKTSATESLLDFALLIKDKKSSNPVTLLTIVPNNDQAEINILKYRKAVDKFVIQGSASEVKINTIARIDHNPASGIARTSKEIMSDIVIVGWPRKTGFLDKIFGENVDSIINNVDKCLFICRFQRTFIEEKRLVFICPPFSERGVGFPLLLQKISRLSQELSIPIVIYSEYKTHEAIVQIAAKLKLNAKLGFKSILNWDDFESISDEIKATDLIVFNLSRKGSVSYQSIFDRLPQKFEKSFSDNNLILVYAQEDRKETAMDAYDDFTATPLTKGLEAIEQIGRGLGNILKKG